The uncultured Bacteroides sp. genomic sequence TAACAAAGATTGGTTGTCGTGAGACAGCCATTTTTTTTTGTATAAATACACAAGAATAGAATTCTTCATCCAAAATTAATCCCTATATTTGCTCCACAGTCTTAAATTGGATTCAAGGTGGATAATAAAGTAGAACTTCGGGTATTAAATATTTCTAACAGTCAGTTGCAAGCAAATGCTTTTGCTTTAGTTCTTGAAGAAGTGGATGGACCTCGTCAGTTGCCTATCATAATTGGTTCAACTGAGGCACAGGCCATTGCTCTTAAGTTGAAGGGACTCACTACTCCTCGTCCTTTTACTCATGATTTATTTGTAACTTTTGCGGAATTTCTTCAGACAAAACTTAAAGAGGTTTTTATTTATAAAGCTAAGGATGGAATCTTTTATTCCTATCTCTGTTTTGAAAAAGATGGTGAACAGTTTAAAGTAGATTCCAGAACGTCAGATGCTATTGCTTTAGCTTTACGTTTTGAATGTCTTATCTATACAACTGAACAAATTCTTGATAACGAAGGATATATTCCAGAAGTAGAAGAAGAGGACGAGGAATCAGAATCCAATGACACGCTCGAAGCTTTAAAAGAATCCCTTTCACAGGCTATTAAAGATGAAGATTATGAACAGGCCTCTGCACTACGTGATGAAATAAAGCGAAGAGAGCTGGAAAATCAATCGTTTTAATTCATAGATTACACTCCAAATAACAATGCATGTATTTTATACCCC encodes the following:
- a CDS encoding bifunctional nuclease domain-containing protein encodes the protein MDNKVELRVLNISNSQLQANAFALVLEEVDGPRQLPIIIGSTEAQAIALKLKGLTTPRPFTHDLFVTFAEFLQTKLKEVFIYKAKDGIFYSYLCFEKDGEQFKVDSRTSDAIALALRFECLIYTTEQILDNEGYIPEVEEEDEESESNDTLEALKESLSQAIKDEDYEQASALRDEIKRRELENQSF